A window of the Bacteroides thetaiotaomicron VPI-5482 genome harbors these coding sequences:
- a CDS encoding carbon-nitrogen hydrolase, whose translation MKKIKVGLIQQSNTADIRVNLMNLAKSIEACAAHGAQLIVLQELHNSLYFCQTENTNLFDLAEPIPGPSTGFYSELAAANKVVLVASLFEKRAPGLYHNTAVVFDRDGSIAGKYRKMHIPDDPAYYEKFYFTPGDIGFEPIQTSLGKLGVLVCWDQWYPEAARLMALKGAELLIYPTAIGWESSDTDDEKARQLNAWIISQRAHAVANGLPVISVNRVGHEPDPSGQTNGIQFWGNSFVAGPQGEFLAQASNDHPENMVVEIDMERSENVRRWWPFLRDRRIDEYDGLTKRFLD comes from the coding sequence ATGAAAAAGATAAAAGTAGGATTAATCCAACAATCCAATACCGCAGATATTCGGGTCAACCTGATGAACCTCGCTAAAAGCATTGAAGCCTGTGCTGCTCACGGAGCACAACTAATCGTGCTGCAGGAGTTGCACAATTCACTTTATTTCTGCCAGACAGAAAATACGAATCTGTTTGACCTTGCCGAGCCTATCCCAGGACCATCTACAGGTTTCTACTCCGAACTGGCAGCGGCTAATAAGGTAGTGCTTGTTGCTTCACTCTTTGAAAAACGCGCACCGGGCCTATATCATAACACAGCTGTCGTTTTCGACCGCGACGGAAGTATTGCCGGAAAATATCGGAAAATGCACATTCCCGATGATCCTGCCTATTACGAAAAGTTTTATTTCACCCCCGGAGATATCGGTTTCGAACCGATTCAGACATCCTTAGGCAAACTGGGAGTACTGGTATGCTGGGATCAATGGTACCCGGAAGCTGCCCGTCTGATGGCTCTGAAAGGGGCTGAACTTCTAATTTATCCTACCGCCATCGGCTGGGAAAGCAGCGATACGGACGACGAAAAAGCCCGCCAGCTCAATGCGTGGATAATCTCCCAACGTGCTCATGCAGTGGCAAACGGTCTTCCGGTTATCTCTGTCAACCGTGTAGGGCACGAGCCCGACCCTTCCGGTCAAACGAACGGCATACAGTTTTGGGGAAATAGTTTCGTAGCCGGACCGCAAGGAGAGTTTTTGGCACAGGCAAGCAACGATCATCCTGAAAACATGGTAGTTGAAATAGACATGGAACGTTCGGAGAACGTCCGCCGCTGGTGGCCCTTCCTCCGTGACCGTCGAATTGATGAATATGACGGACTCACCAAACGTTTTTTGGATTAG
- a CDS encoding agmatine deiminase family protein, with product MGIMVGLPSPSGSEKDLQLNFGKNMTVQVEMRAPHLPAEWHLQSGIQLTWPHAGTDWAYMLKEVQECFVNIAREIAKRELLLIVTPEPEEVKKQIVATVNMDNVRFLRCETNDTWARDHGAITMIDTGNPSLLDFTFNGWGLKFASELDNLITGQAVKAGALKGQYIDCLDFVLEGGSIESDGMGTLLTTTECLLSPHRNGKLNQVEIEEYLKSTFHLQKVLWLDHGYLAGDDTDSHIDTLARFCSTDTIAYVKCDNTEDEHYEALHAMEEQLKTFRTLAGEPYRLLALPMADKVEEDGERLPATYANFLIMNDAILYPTYQQPDNDRKAGEVLQQAFPKHQVIGIDCRALIKQHGSLHCVTMQYPSGVIQ from the coding sequence ATGGGAATCATGGTTGGACTTCCCAGCCCCAGTGGCTCGGAAAAAGATTTGCAATTGAACTTTGGAAAGAATATGACTGTACAGGTAGAAATGAGAGCTCCTCACCTGCCTGCCGAATGGCATCTGCAAAGCGGCATACAGTTGACATGGCCGCATGCCGGTACAGATTGGGCATATATGCTGAAAGAAGTACAAGAATGTTTTGTCAATATAGCCAGAGAAATAGCCAAACGTGAGTTATTATTAATCGTGACTCCCGAGCCCGAAGAAGTAAAGAAACAGATAGTGGCTACCGTAAACATGGACAATGTCCGCTTTCTGAGATGTGAGACAAACGATACATGGGCACGCGACCACGGAGCTATCACCATGATAGATACCGGCAACCCTTCCCTGCTCGACTTCACATTCAACGGCTGGGGATTGAAGTTCGCCTCCGAACTGGATAATCTGATTACCGGACAGGCTGTAAAAGCCGGAGCGCTGAAAGGCCAGTATATAGACTGTCTTGACTTCGTTCTCGAAGGAGGTTCCATCGAAAGCGACGGTATGGGGACACTGCTTACCACCACCGAATGCCTGCTCTCCCCCCACCGGAACGGGAAACTGAATCAAGTAGAAATAGAAGAATATCTCAAATCAACTTTCCACCTGCAGAAAGTCCTCTGGCTGGATCACGGTTATCTGGCCGGCGATGATACCGACAGTCATATCGACACCTTGGCACGCTTCTGTTCCACCGACACCATTGCCTACGTGAAATGCGACAATACCGAAGACGAACATTATGAAGCACTGCATGCCATGGAGGAACAATTAAAAACATTCCGCACATTGGCAGGAGAGCCCTATCGCCTGCTGGCTTTGCCAATGGCAGACAAGGTAGAAGAAGACGGTGAACGACTGCCTGCTACCTATGCCAATTTTCTGATTATGAATGATGCAATTCTTTACCCCACCTATCAACAGCCGGATAATGACCGGAAAGCGGGAGAAGTATTGCAACAAGCATTTCCTAAACATCAGGTCATCGGTATTGATTGCCGGGCATTAATCAAGCAACACGGTTCTCTGCATTGCGTCACCATGCAGTATCCGTCAGGTGTTATCCAATAA
- a CDS encoding ferredoxin domain-containing protein, translated as MILNERDARHEHILQVARQMMTAARTAPKGKGIDIIEVALITDEDIKLLSDKMIAMVEEHGMKFFLRDADNILSAECVVLIGTREQAQGLNCGHCGFATCAGRTEDVPCALNSIDVGIAIGSACATAADMRVDTRVMFSAGLAAQRLNWLKDCKMVMAIPVSASSKNPFFDRKPKQETKA; from the coding sequence ATGATACTGAACGAAAGAGATGCCCGTCATGAGCATATATTACAGGTAGCACGCCAAATGATGACCGCCGCACGCACTGCTCCGAAAGGAAAAGGGATTGATATCATTGAAGTGGCCTTGATTACCGATGAAGATATTAAACTGTTGTCGGACAAAATGATAGCTATGGTAGAAGAACACGGAATGAAGTTTTTCCTTCGGGATGCCGACAACATCTTGAGTGCCGAATGTGTTGTATTGATAGGAACACGCGAACAGGCACAAGGTTTGAATTGCGGACATTGCGGATTTGCGACATGTGCCGGACGCACGGAAGACGTCCCCTGTGCATTGAACAGTATTGACGTTGGCATCGCCATCGGCTCCGCTTGTGCCACAGCAGCCGATATGCGTGTAGATACCCGTGTCATGTTCTCTGCCGGATTGGCAGCACAACGCCTCAATTGGCTGAAAGACTGCAAAATGGTTATGGCTATTCCGGTGAGCGCCTCTTCAAAGAATCCATTCTTTGACCGGAAGCCGAAACAGGAAACCAAAGCATAA
- a CDS encoding LTA synthase family protein, whose protein sequence is MNKYRSLYNTTLSLIINLLLVMGCFILCRVIFLIENLKAFSDLSAGRIWRMFEGGFLFDTSAILYTNLLYIFLMLIPLHYKENVIYQKITKGIFVTTNLIVIIMNLMDTVYFQYTHRRTTASVFSEFKNEGNLGGIIGTELLNHWYLTLFAIAFGYALFKLYRKPKPVKVERMPVYYTVHLLTLGLGVYLCIGGMRGGFTGMVRPITISNANKYVDRPMETGIVLNTPFSIFRTFGKTSFAIPQYFDKEKMEALYTPVHMPADSVQFRPLNVVVFILESFSKESSGFLNEELDNGTYKGYMPFLDSLMAEGLTFKYSFSNGMKSIDGMPSVLSGIPMFIEPFFLTPSSLNTVSSIGGELGKKGYYTAFFHGADNGSMGFEAFARTAGYTNYFGRTEYNEANPGNKDFDGHWGIWDEKFFQFFGNTLSGFQQPFAAALFSLSSHHPFAVPAEYEGVFPKGNKAIRQCIGYTDHALKLFFEKVSKEPWYKNTLFVFTADHTNSPERPEYETESGLFSVPVVFYQPGSNLKGFRKDVIAQQIDIMPTVLGYLGYDKPFVSFGCDLLNTPAEDTYAVNYINGIYQFFKGDYLLQFDGRNAVAMYAFKTDKLLEHNLLGQIDVQQSMEDELKAIIQQYMIRMNNDELVVK, encoded by the coding sequence ATGAACAAATATCGTTCTCTTTATAATACCACCCTGTCACTCATAATTAATTTATTATTAGTGATGGGGTGCTTTATTCTCTGTCGTGTCATCTTTCTGATAGAAAATTTGAAGGCTTTTTCCGATCTTTCAGCCGGACGAATCTGGAGAATGTTCGAGGGAGGATTCCTTTTTGATACTTCTGCCATTCTTTATACGAATCTTCTGTATATTTTCCTAATGCTGATTCCGCTTCATTATAAGGAAAATGTAATATATCAGAAGATTACAAAGGGGATTTTTGTGACAACCAACCTGATTGTCATTATTATGAACCTGATGGATACGGTTTATTTCCAATATACCCATCGAAGAACGACTGCGTCCGTATTCAGCGAATTTAAGAATGAAGGGAATCTGGGAGGTATTATAGGGACAGAATTATTGAATCACTGGTATCTGACGTTGTTTGCCATTGCTTTTGGTTATGCTTTATTTAAGTTGTATCGTAAGCCGAAGCCGGTAAAGGTAGAACGTATGCCAGTTTATTATACGGTTCATTTGCTTACTTTGGGGCTTGGAGTGTACTTGTGTATCGGCGGAATGCGTGGCGGATTTACTGGCATGGTGCGTCCAATCACAATCAGCAACGCCAATAAGTATGTAGACCGGCCGATGGAGACGGGGATCGTACTGAATACCCCTTTTTCTATCTTCCGCACGTTTGGAAAGACCTCATTTGCCATACCTCAGTATTTCGATAAAGAGAAGATGGAAGCTTTGTACACGCCGGTGCATATGCCTGCGGATAGTGTGCAATTCAGGCCGTTGAATGTGGTTGTTTTTATTCTGGAGAGCTTTAGTAAAGAGAGTAGCGGCTTTCTGAATGAAGAATTGGACAATGGAACCTATAAGGGATATATGCCTTTCCTTGATTCGTTGATGGCTGAAGGTCTGACTTTTAAATATTCATTCTCTAATGGTATGAAGAGTATCGACGGAATGCCTTCCGTATTGTCGGGTATCCCGATGTTTATAGAACCGTTCTTTCTGACACCATCTTCTTTGAACACGGTATCCAGTATAGGCGGGGAGTTGGGCAAAAAAGGATATTACACCGCTTTCTTCCACGGGGCGGACAATGGCTCTATGGGATTTGAAGCTTTTGCACGTACGGCAGGGTACACCAATTACTTTGGTCGTACGGAATATAATGAGGCTAATCCGGGTAACAAGGATTTTGATGGGCATTGGGGAATTTGGGATGAGAAATTCTTCCAGTTCTTTGGCAATACTTTATCCGGTTTTCAGCAGCCTTTTGCAGCTGCGTTGTTCAGCCTTTCTTCCCACCATCCGTTTGCAGTTCCAGCAGAATACGAAGGCGTTTTTCCGAAAGGGAATAAAGCTATTCGTCAGTGCATCGGATACACGGATCATGCTTTGAAGTTGTTCTTTGAAAAGGTTTCGAAAGAACCGTGGTATAAAAATACGCTGTTCGTATTTACAGCAGATCATACCAACTCGCCGGAACGTCCGGAGTATGAGACGGAAAGCGGGTTGTTCTCTGTTCCTGTAGTGTTTTATCAGCCGGGAAGTAATTTGAAAGGTTTCCGTAAAGATGTGATAGCACAACAAATTGATATTATGCCTACTGTATTGGGGTATTTAGGGTATGACAAACCATTTGTTTCCTTTGGGTGTGATTTATTGAATACGCCTGCTGAGGATACGTATGCCGTAAATTATATCAATGGAATATATCAATTCTTTAAAGGTGACTATTTATTGCAGTTTGATGGCCGGAACGCCGTAGCCATGTATGCGTTTAAAACGGATAAATTGCTGGAACATAATCTTCTGGGTCAGATTGATGTACAACAGTCGATGGAAGATGAACTGAAAGCAATCATTCAGCAGTACATGATACGAATGAATAACGACGAACTTGTTGTGAAATGA
- a CDS encoding ABC transporter permease, which yields MGTIDISYYNLFIGLLLLAIPFFYLWKFKTGLLKPAVIGTLRMIIQLFFIGIYLKYLFLWNNPWINFLWVIIMIFVAGQTALVRTQLKRSILLIPISIGFLCSVVVVGLYFIGVVLQLDNIFSAQYFIPIFGILMGNMLSSNVIALNTYYSGLKREQQLYRYLLGNGATRQEAQAPFIKQAIIKSFSPLIANIAVMGLVALPGTMIGQILGGSSPNVAIKYQMMIMVITFTASMLSLMITISLASRRSFDAYGKLLEVTKETKK from the coding sequence TTGGGAACCATCGATATTTCATATTATAATTTATTTATTGGCTTGCTATTGCTTGCCATTCCGTTCTTTTATCTTTGGAAGTTCAAGACGGGTTTGCTGAAACCTGCCGTGATAGGTACGCTTCGAATGATTATCCAGCTATTTTTTATCGGTATATATCTGAAGTATCTTTTCTTGTGGAATAATCCTTGGATTAATTTCCTTTGGGTGATTATCATGATATTTGTTGCCGGACAAACAGCGTTGGTACGTACTCAACTGAAACGGAGCATCTTGCTGATACCGATTTCTATAGGTTTTTTGTGCAGTGTAGTAGTGGTTGGATTGTACTTTATCGGTGTTGTCCTCCAGTTAGATAACATTTTCAGTGCTCAGTATTTTATTCCAATATTCGGCATTTTAATGGGGAATATGCTTTCAAGTAATGTGATTGCATTGAATACTTATTATAGCGGACTGAAGCGGGAACAACAATTATACCGTTATTTATTAGGAAATGGAGCTACACGCCAGGAAGCTCAGGCACCATTTATAAAACAGGCCATCATCAAGTCATTCAGTCCTTTGATTGCGAATATTGCAGTGATGGGATTGGTGGCTCTGCCGGGTACGATGATCGGACAAATTTTGGGAGGAAGCAGTCCGAATGTGGCAATCAAATATCAGATGATGATTATGGTTATTACCTTCACGGCTTCCATGCTGTCACTGATGATTACTATTTCACTGGCTTCCCGAAGATCATTTGATGCATACGGGAAGTTATTGGAAGTAACGAAAGAAACGAAGAAATGA
- a CDS encoding ABC transporter ATP-binding protein — protein MLHINNACIAFGTEVLFSGLNLNLERGKTACIVGQSGCGKTSLLNAVMGFVPLKEGTIKVGDTLLDKSTIDIIRRQIAWIPQELALPFEWVKEMVALPFDLKVNRSVPFSEERLYEYFDDLGLEHDLYTKRVNEVSGGQRQRIMLAVAAMLNKPLIIIDEPTSALDAGSTDKVLAFFRRQAEKGAAVLAVSHDKDFASGCHYLIEL, from the coding sequence ATGCTACATATCAACAATGCTTGTATCGCTTTTGGGACAGAAGTACTTTTTTCCGGATTAAATCTGAATCTGGAGAGGGGGAAAACCGCCTGTATTGTAGGGCAGTCCGGCTGTGGAAAGACCTCATTGCTAAATGCGGTGATGGGCTTTGTGCCGTTAAAGGAGGGGACCATAAAAGTAGGAGATACCTTGTTGGATAAATCAACTATAGATATAATCCGGCGGCAAATTGCATGGATTCCACAAGAACTGGCCTTGCCTTTTGAATGGGTAAAGGAAATGGTGGCTCTTCCGTTTGATCTGAAAGTAAATCGTTCCGTTCCTTTTTCGGAAGAAAGGCTCTATGAATATTTTGATGATCTGGGGCTGGAACATGATTTGTATACTAAAAGGGTGAATGAAGTCTCAGGCGGACAACGTCAGCGTATCATGCTGGCAGTGGCTGCGATGCTCAACAAACCTTTGATCATTATTGATGAACCGACATCAGCGTTGGATGCCGGGTCAACAGACAAAGTGCTGGCTTTCTTCAGGCGGCAGGCAGAGAAAGGGGCGGCTGTGTTAGCTGTATCACATGATAAAGACTTTGCTTCGGGCTGTCATTATTTAATAGAACTATAA
- a CDS encoding GtrA family protein, translated as MKESVRIFRFIVIGTMNALIMALVVWLMMREMSFEGDYMVANVTAYIIAQIHNFIWCKYWIFPVEKRKNNVWKQILFFCSAFGVAYTAQFLFLILLVEGLDVNEYLAQFLGLFIYGAANFIANKKITFQ; from the coding sequence ATGAAAGAATCAGTGCGCATATTTCGCTTTATAGTAATCGGAACGATGAATGCTTTGATCATGGCCCTTGTTGTGTGGCTGATGATGAGAGAAATGTCATTCGAAGGTGACTATATGGTGGCTAATGTAACTGCGTATATTATAGCCCAGATTCATAACTTTATCTGGTGCAAGTATTGGATATTCCCCGTAGAAAAAAGAAAGAATAATGTCTGGAAACAGATACTATTCTTCTGTTCTGCTTTCGGGGTTGCTTACACTGCGCAGTTTTTATTCCTTATTTTGTTGGTAGAAGGTCTGGATGTTAATGAATATCTGGCCCAGTTCCTTGGATTGTTTATTTACGGAGCTGCCAACTTTATTGCTAATAAGAAGATTACTTTCCAATAA